One Capsicum annuum cultivar UCD-10X-F1 chromosome 2, UCD10Xv1.1, whole genome shotgun sequence genomic window carries:
- the LOC107860616 gene encoding alpha-dioxygenase 1-like: protein MSFIMSSLRNLFLSPLRSFIQKDFHDAFDSMTLLDKLLFMMVHFVDKLILWHRLPVFLGLAYLAARRHLHQEYNLINVGRTPTGVRSNPEDYPYRTADGKYNDPFNEGAGSQFSFFGRNVMPVDQHDKLKKPDPMVVATKLLARKNFMDTGKQFNMIAASWIQFMIHDWIDHLEDTHQIELRAPEEVASECPLKSFKFYKSKKTPTGFYEIKTGYLNRRTSWWDGSAIYGSNTEALKKVRTFEDGKLKLSADGLLEQDENGNIISGDVRNPWAGLLALQALFIQEHNLVCDTLKKEYPKLEDEDLYRHARLVTSAVIAKVHTIDWTVELLKTDTLLAGMRANWYGLLGKKFKDTFGHVGGSSLGGFVGMKKPENHGVPYSLTEEFVSVYRMHQLLPDTLQLRNIDATPGPNKSLPLTNEIPMEDLIGGKGEENLSRIGYTKQMVSMGHQACGALELMNYPIWMRDLIPQDVDGNDRPDHIDLAALEIYRDRERSVARYNEFRRRMLQIPISKWEDLTDDEEAIKMLREVYGDDVEELDLLVGMSAEKKIKGFAISETAFFIFLIMASRRLEADKFFTSNYNEETYTKKGLEWVNTTESLKDVLDRHYPEMTGKWMNSNSAFSVWDSSPEPHNPIPIYFRVPQQ from the exons ATGTCTTTTATTATGTCATCCCTCAGGAATCTCTTTCTATCTCCTCTTCGTAGTTtcattcaaaaagattttcatgaTGCCTTTGACAGCATGACTCTCCTCGACAAACTTTTGTTTATG ATGGTTCATTTCGTTGATAAATTGATCCTTTGGCACCGGCTACCGGTGTTCTTGGGGCTAGCTTATCTCGCAGCGCGCCGGCATCTTCATCAGGAATATAATTTGATCAACGTTGGTAGAACACCTACCGGGGTTCGATCAAATCCAGAGGATTACCCTTACAGAACTGCTGATGGAAAATACAATGACCCTTTCAATGAAGGAGCAGGCAgtcaattttctttctttggtAGAAATGTGATGCCTGTTGATCAACATGACAAG TTAAAGAAGCCAGATCCAATGGTAGTGGCAACAAAGCTGCTAGCACGTAAAAACTTTATGGACACAGGAAAACAATTCAACATGATAGCAGCCTCTTGGATAcaatttatgattcatgattggATCGATCACTTGGAAGATACTCACCAG ATTGAACTAAGGGCACCTGAAGAAGTTGCAAGTGAGTGCCCTCTCAAGTCCTTTAAGTTTTACAAGTCCAAGAAAACTCCTACAGGCTTTTATGAGATCAAAACTGGTTACTTAAACAGGCGTACCTCTTGGTG GGATGGAAGCGCTATTTATGGTAGCAACACAGAGGCTTTGAAGAAAGTAAGAACATTTGAAGACGGGAAGCTGAAGCTATCAGCAGATGGGCTCCTCGAACAAGATGAAAATGGAAATATTATCTCTGGTGATGTTCGCAACCCTTGGGCTGGACTTTTGGCACTGCAGGCTCTCTTTATTCAAGAGCACAATCTCGTTTGTGACACCTTGAAG AAAGAATATCCGAAATTGGAGGATGAGGACTTGTATCGTCATGCAAGACTTGTCACTTCTGCTGTCATTGCAAAAGTTCATACCATTGATTGGACAGTCGAGCTTCTCAAAACTGACACTCTTCTAGCAGGAATGCGCGCCAATTG GTATGGATTGCTAGGGAAGAAATTCAAGGATACATTTGGGCACGTTGGAGGTTCCAGTTTAGGTGGTTTTGTGGGAATGAAGAAACCTGAAAATCATGGAGTGCCCTATTCCTTGACAGAGGAATTTGTGAGTGTTTATCGTATGCATCAACTCCTACCTGACACACTTCAATTGAGGAATATCGACGCCACACCTGGGCCAAATAAATCTCTCCCTCTCACCAATGA GATCCCTATGGAAGATCTAATTGGGGGCAAAGGAGAGGAGAATCTATCAAGAATAGGATATACTAAACAAATGGTTTCAATGGGACACCAAGCCTGTGGCGCTCTTGAGCTTATGAATTATCCAATATGGATGAGGGATCTTATTCCCCAAGATGTCGATGGAAATGATAGGCCAGATCATATTGATCTTGCAGCTCTAGAAA TTTACAGGGACAGAGAAAGGAGTGTTGCCAGATACAATGAATTTCGTAGGAGAATGTTGCAAATTCCCATCTCCAAATGGGAAGATTTGACTGATGATGAAGAAGCCATTAAAATGCTTCGAGAAGTATATGGTGATGATGTAGAAGAATTGGATTTGTTAGTGGGAATGTCTGCGGAGAAAAAGATTAAGGGTTTTGCCATCTCGGAGACTGCCTTTTTCATATTCCTAATCATGGCATCAAG GAGGCTAGAGGCAGACAAATTTTTCACCAGTAATTATAACGAGGAGACATACACAAAAAAAGGACTTGAATGGGTGAATACAACAGAAAGCTTGAAAGATGTACTTGATCGACATTATCCAGAAATGACTGGAAAATGGATGAATTCCAATAGCGCCTTCTCTGTGTGGGACTCTTCTCCAGAACCTCACAATCCTATTCCAATCTACTTTCGTGTTCCTCAACAGTAG